The following coding sequences are from one Ancylobacter sp. TS-1 window:
- a CDS encoding invasion associated locus B family protein — translation MFLPVKLAAPLALIVPLLLAAGQPAGAQTAEAPKAEALKARSVAQARAKTTTFDRWSVTCRERLDVTDRKSCTATLKVRQANSKKVALLWQIGRNPAGEPSFLFRTPLGVRLKDGVEISLDGAAPRRFGFASCSPNGCHAVGALDDAFAKELAGAKEAVASFTFVDGKALKVALPLDGIDKALPAIKG, via the coding sequence ATGTTCCTGCCCGTCAAGCTCGCCGCGCCGCTCGCGCTGATCGTGCCGCTCCTCCTCGCCGCCGGTCAGCCGGCGGGCGCGCAGACGGCCGAGGCCCCCAAGGCAGAAGCGCTCAAGGCCCGGAGCGTCGCCCAGGCACGGGCCAAGACCACGACCTTCGACCGCTGGAGCGTGACCTGCCGCGAGCGGCTGGACGTGACCGACAGGAAAAGCTGCACGGCGACCCTCAAGGTCCGGCAGGCGAATTCGAAGAAGGTTGCGCTGCTCTGGCAGATCGGCCGCAATCCGGCCGGCGAGCCCTCCTTCCTCTTCCGCACGCCGCTCGGGGTGCGCCTTAAGGATGGCGTCGAGATCAGCCTCGACGGCGCCGCGCCGCGCCGCTTCGGCTTCGCCTCCTGCTCGCCGAATGGCTGCCACGCGGTCGGGGCGCTCGACGACGCCTTCGCCAAGGAACTGGCGGGGGCCAAGGAGGCGGTGGCGAGCTTCACCTTTGTCGACGGCAAGGCGCTGAAGGTGGCGCTGCCGCTTGACGGCATCGACAAGGCGCTGCCCGCCATCAAGGGGTAG
- a CDS encoding Ppx/GppA phosphatase family protein, with product MVDETQSWAGDRGAEGPAREERPHVRARHWRGRGGSSSGRACEGSGNQSRPRNNDPSYAALDLGTNNCRLLIARPTASGFRVVDAFSRIVRLGEGLICSGRLGEAAMDRAVDALKVCAAKIEARNIADRRLIATEACRSAVNGEDFIRRVERETGLALEIVDRETEARLAAAGCTPLVDTHSDGAVLFDIGGGSTEVVWLDRVETRDGGPPAAVIRAWVSVPLGVVTVAERHGGVKVTRDDFEAMVNEFTPHLAGFVSAVGPHNCGRLHLLGTSGTVTTIAGVHLDLPRYDRSQVDGTWLGAEQVRVVVDRLLDMPFAERAANPCIGVERADLVLAGCAILESVRRAFPCDRLRVADRGLREGILVELMRADDVWRQRAGAQT from the coding sequence ATGGTCGACGAGACCCAGAGTTGGGCCGGGGATCGGGGGGCTGAGGGGCCTGCCCGGGAAGAGCGGCCGCATGTCCGCGCGCGCCATTGGCGCGGGCGCGGCGGCTCGTCGTCCGGGCGCGCCTGCGAGGGTTCGGGCAATCAGTCCCGTCCGCGCAACAACGATCCGAGCTACGCCGCCCTCGACCTCGGCACCAATAATTGCCGCCTGCTGATCGCGCGCCCGACGGCGAGCGGTTTCCGTGTCGTGGACGCGTTCTCCCGCATCGTCCGGCTCGGCGAGGGGCTGATCTGCTCCGGCCGGCTCGGCGAGGCGGCGATGGACCGGGCGGTCGACGCGCTCAAGGTCTGCGCCGCCAAGATCGAGGCCCGCAACATCGCCGACCGCCGGCTGATCGCCACCGAGGCGTGTCGCTCGGCGGTCAATGGCGAGGACTTCATCCGCCGCGTGGAGCGCGAGACCGGGCTGGCGCTGGAGATCGTCGACCGCGAGACCGAGGCGCGCCTCGCCGCCGCCGGCTGCACGCCGCTGGTCGATACCCATTCCGACGGCGCCGTGCTGTTCGACATCGGCGGCGGCTCGACGGAAGTCGTGTGGCTCGACCGTGTGGAAACCCGCGACGGCGGCCCGCCGGCGGCGGTGATCCGCGCCTGGGTGTCGGTGCCGCTCGGCGTCGTCACCGTGGCCGAGCGCCATGGCGGCGTGAAGGTGACGCGCGACGATTTCGAGGCCATGGTCAACGAGTTCACCCCGCACCTCGCCGGCTTCGTGTCGGCGGTGGGGCCGCATAATTGCGGCCGGCTGCACCTGCTCGGCACCTCGGGCACGGTGACGACCATTGCCGGCGTGCACCTCGACCTGCCCCGCTACGACCGTTCGCAGGTCGACGGCACCTGGCTCGGCGCCGAGCAGGTGCGGGTCGTGGTCGACCGCCTGCTCGACATGCCGTTTGCCGAGCGCGCCGCCAATCCCTGCATCGGCGTCGAGCGCGCCGATCTGGTGCTGGCCGGCTGCGCGATACTGGAATCGGTGCGCCGGGCATTTCCCTGCGACCGTCTGCGCGTCGCCGATCGCGGCCTGCGGGAAGGAATTTTGGTGGAATTGATGCGTGCCGACGATGTGTGGCGTCAGAGGGCTGGAGCCCAGACGTGA
- a CDS encoding RlmE family RNA methyltransferase produces MIDKPQPGKGGEARPLKVRLKKARSLSSSSQKWLQRQLNDPYVARAKREGWRSRAAFKLIEIDDKMKILKPGLRVVDLGAAPGGWSQVAAQRIKVEEGRGRIVAIDLLEIDPITGVEFAQMDFLKDEAPEQLKAMLGGDADLVMSDMAANTTGHRATDHLRIVGLVELAIDFARQVLAPGGAFIAKVFQGGTENSLLAELKRDFTTVRHVKPQASRADSAELYVVATGFRGRQG; encoded by the coding sequence GTGATCGACAAGCCCCAGCCCGGCAAGGGCGGCGAGGCGCGGCCGCTGAAGGTGCGGCTCAAGAAGGCCCGCTCGCTCTCCTCCTCGTCCCAGAAATGGCTCCAGCGCCAGCTCAACGACCCCTATGTCGCGCGCGCCAAGCGCGAGGGCTGGCGCTCGCGCGCCGCCTTCAAGCTGATCGAGATCGACGACAAGATGAAGATCCTCAAGCCCGGCCTGCGGGTGGTCGACCTCGGCGCCGCGCCCGGCGGCTGGAGTCAGGTCGCGGCCCAGCGGATCAAGGTCGAGGAAGGGCGCGGCAGGATCGTCGCCATCGACCTTCTGGAGATCGACCCGATCACCGGCGTCGAGTTCGCCCAGATGGACTTCCTGAAGGACGAGGCGCCCGAGCAGCTCAAGGCGATGCTGGGCGGCGACGCCGACCTCGTCATGTCCGACATGGCCGCCAACACCACCGGCCACCGGGCGACCGACCATCTGCGCATCGTCGGTCTGGTGGAACTCGCCATCGACTTCGCCCGCCAGGTGCTGGCACCGGGCGGGGCCTTCATCGCCAAGGTGTTCCAGGGCGGCACCGAGAACTCGTTGCTGGCCGAGCTCAAGCGCGACTTCACCACCGTCCGGCACGTGAAGCCGCAGGCCAGCCGCGCCGATTCCGCCGAACTCTACGTCGTGGCGACGGGGTTCAGGGGGCGGCAGGGCTAG
- a CDS encoding MFS transporter gives MRSERLVPLIVACALFMEQLDSTVIATSLPAIAADLHEDPISLKLALTSYLLSLAVFIPASGWFADRFGSRTVFRAAIVIFTFGSLLCGMAHSLPDFVAFRIIQGMGGAMMVPVGRLVILRTVPKEELVSALAWLTIPALLGPVIGPPVGGFITTFFDWRYIFFLNIPIGLVGIALATRFIPDIREADVPPFDFRGMALSGVGLAGLVFGFALLGQHAVAPSIAFAVIAVGAVAMAFYVRHAHHTERPILDLNLLKIPTFYAGVVGASLFRVGIGALPFLLPLLLQLGFGMTPFASGMITFASAAGAMTMKFTAAPIIRAFGFRRVLVVNCVIASGFIAVGALFQPGMPHLVLIGALLLGGFFRSLQFTSTNALSYADVPAEAMSRATSFASVAQQVSISTGVATAALVLDGMRSWRGTTDIQLADFSVAFLVVAAIAVCSVFFFIRLPANAGAELAQRRVKPAAPAETPNEMGSAA, from the coding sequence GTGCGCTCCGAACGTCTCGTCCCGCTCATCGTCGCCTGCGCGCTGTTCATGGAGCAGCTCGATTCGACCGTGATCGCCACCTCGCTGCCGGCCATCGCCGCCGATCTCCACGAGGACCCGATCTCGCTCAAGCTGGCGCTGACCTCCTATCTGCTCAGCCTCGCCGTGTTCATCCCGGCCAGCGGCTGGTTCGCCGACCGATTCGGCTCGCGCACCGTGTTCCGCGCCGCCATCGTCATCTTCACCTTCGGCTCGCTTCTGTGCGGAATGGCCCATTCGCTGCCGGACTTCGTGGCCTTCCGCATCATCCAGGGCATGGGCGGGGCGATGATGGTGCCGGTGGGGCGCCTCGTGATCCTGCGCACCGTGCCGAAGGAGGAACTGGTCTCCGCGCTGGCCTGGCTCACCATTCCCGCCCTGCTGGGCCCGGTGATCGGCCCGCCGGTGGGCGGTTTCATCACCACCTTTTTCGACTGGCGCTACATCTTCTTCCTCAACATCCCCATCGGCCTCGTCGGCATCGCGCTCGCCACGCGCTTCATTCCCGACATTCGCGAGGCGGACGTGCCGCCCTTCGACTTCCGCGGCATGGCGCTCTCGGGGGTCGGGCTGGCGGGCCTCGTCTTCGGCTTCGCGCTGCTCGGCCAGCACGCGGTCGCGCCCTCCATAGCCTTCGCCGTCATCGCCGTGGGGGCGGTGGCGATGGCCTTCTATGTCCGCCATGCCCACCACACGGAGCGGCCGATCCTCGACCTGAACCTGCTGAAGATTCCGACCTTCTATGCCGGCGTGGTCGGGGCCTCGTTGTTCCGCGTCGGCATCGGCGCCCTGCCCTTCCTGCTGCCGCTGCTGCTGCAACTCGGCTTCGGGATGACCCCCTTCGCCTCGGGAATGATCACCTTCGCCTCCGCCGCAGGGGCTATGACGATGAAGTTCACCGCCGCGCCGATCATCCGCGCCTTCGGTTTCCGCCGCGTGCTGGTGGTCAACTGCGTCATCGCCTCCGGCTTCATCGCGGTCGGCGCGCTGTTCCAGCCGGGCATGCCGCATCTGGTGCTGATCGGGGCGCTGCTGCTCGGCGGCTTCTTCCGCTCGCTCCAGTTCACCAGCACCAACGCGCTCTCCTACGCCGACGTGCCGGCGGAGGCGATGAGCCGCGCCACCAGCTTCGCCAGCGTGGCGCAGCAGGTGTCGATCTCCACCGGCGTCGCCACCGCCGCGCTGGTGCTCGACGGCATGCGGAGCTGGCGCGGCACCACCGACATTCAGCTCGCCGATTTCAGCGTCGCCTTCCTCGTGGTGGCGGCGATCGCGGTGTGCTCGGTGTTCTTCTTCATCCGCCTGCCGGCAAATGCCGGCGCGGAACTGGCGCAGCGCCGCGTCAAGCCGGCCGCGCCGGCGGAGACGCCCAACGAGATGGGCAGCGCGGCGTGA
- the guaB gene encoding IMP dehydrogenase, which produces MSVYDGLAREALTFDDVLLKPGLSDVMPGEVDIRSRVTRSIALNLPILSSAMDTVTEWRLAIAMAQAGGLGVIHRNLDPEVQAEHVRLVKKFESGMVVNPVTIHPDQPLADALALMKNHSISGIPVVERGPNGRAGKLVGILTNRDVRFATNPEQPICELMTKERLITVREGVEQAEAKRLLHHFRIEKLLVVDDGGRCVGLITVKDMEKAVTNPNAAKDEQGRLRVGAATTVGEDGYRRAELLIEAGVDLVVVDTAHGHSRKVLDQVSRIKTLSNSVQILAGNVATGEGAQALIDAGADAVKVGIGPGSICTTRIVAGVGVPQLTAILDAVEVARRSDVPVIADGGIKFSGDLAKALAAGADCAMVGSLLAGTDESPGEVYLYQGRSYKSYRGMGSVGAMARGSADRYFQAEVKDTLKLVPEGIEGQVAYKGPVGGVLHQLAGGLRAAMGYVGGATLDDFREKARFVRISGASLRESHVHDVTITRESPNYPGGV; this is translated from the coding sequence ATGTCGGTTTACGACGGCCTCGCGCGGGAAGCGCTCACCTTCGACGACGTGCTCCTCAAGCCGGGCCTGTCCGACGTCATGCCGGGCGAAGTCGACATCCGCTCGCGCGTCACCCGCTCCATCGCGCTGAACCTGCCGATCCTGTCCTCGGCCATGGATACGGTGACGGAATGGCGCCTCGCCATCGCCATGGCGCAGGCTGGCGGCCTCGGCGTCATCCATCGCAACCTCGATCCCGAGGTGCAGGCCGAGCATGTGCGCCTCGTGAAGAAGTTCGAGAGCGGCATGGTGGTGAACCCCGTCACCATCCATCCCGACCAGCCGTTGGCCGACGCACTGGCGCTGATGAAGAACCACAGCATTTCCGGCATTCCCGTGGTCGAGCGCGGCCCTAACGGGCGCGCCGGCAAGCTGGTGGGCATCCTCACCAACCGCGACGTGCGCTTCGCCACCAATCCCGAGCAGCCGATCTGCGAGCTGATGACCAAGGAACGGCTGATCACCGTCCGCGAGGGCGTGGAGCAGGCCGAGGCCAAGCGGCTGCTGCACCATTTCCGCATCGAGAAGCTGCTGGTGGTGGACGATGGGGGCCGCTGCGTCGGCCTCATCACCGTCAAGGACATGGAAAAGGCCGTCACCAACCCGAACGCGGCCAAGGACGAGCAGGGCCGCCTGCGCGTCGGCGCGGCGACCACGGTCGGCGAGGACGGCTATCGCCGCGCCGAGCTGCTGATCGAGGCGGGCGTCGATCTTGTGGTCGTCGACACCGCGCATGGCCATTCGCGCAAGGTTCTCGATCAGGTCAGCCGCATCAAGACGCTGTCCAACAGCGTGCAGATACTGGCCGGCAACGTCGCCACCGGCGAGGGCGCGCAGGCGCTCATCGACGCCGGCGCCGACGCGGTGAAGGTCGGCATCGGCCCGGGCTCGATCTGCACCACCCGCATCGTCGCGGGCGTCGGCGTGCCCCAGCTCACCGCCATTCTCGACGCCGTGGAAGTCGCCCGCAGGAGCGACGTTCCCGTCATCGCCGATGGCGGCATCAAGTTCTCGGGCGATCTCGCCAAGGCGCTGGCCGCCGGCGCCGATTGCGCCATGGTCGGCTCGCTGCTGGCCGGTACCGACGAGAGCCCCGGCGAGGTCTACCTCTATCAGGGCCGGTCCTATAAGTCGTATCGCGGCATGGGCTCGGTGGGTGCCATGGCGCGCGGCTCGGCGGATCGCTACTTCCAGGCCGAAGTGAAGGACACGCTGAAGCTCGTGCCCGAGGGCATCGAGGGGCAGGTGGCCTATAAGGGCCCGGTCGGCGGCGTGCTGCACCAGCTTGCCGGCGGACTGCGCGCCGCCATGGGCTATGTCGGCGGCGCCACGCTGGACGATTTCCGCGAGAAGGCCCGCTTCGTGCGCATTTCCGGCGCCTCGCTGCGCGAGAGCCACGTGCACGACGTGACCATCACCCGCGAGAGCCCGAACTATCCGGGCGGGGTGTGA
- a CDS encoding MAPEG family protein — protein MYVTATLLPVFVQVALTFVVLFRLGALRLEAIRAGGLVREEVVLDDRGWPPKVRQASNCFRNQFELPVLFYVLAILALVTRQTSDVFHVLAWLFVLSRIVHAVVHVTSNDVRWRFGAFAFGAIVLLAMWALFALAILLAPALP, from the coding sequence GTGTACGTCACTGCAACGCTGCTGCCCGTGTTCGTGCAGGTCGCCCTCACCTTCGTCGTGCTGTTCCGGCTAGGGGCATTGCGGCTGGAGGCGATACGGGCGGGCGGCCTCGTGCGCGAGGAGGTCGTGCTCGACGACAGGGGCTGGCCGCCGAAGGTTCGGCAGGCCAGCAACTGCTTTCGCAACCAGTTCGAACTGCCGGTGCTGTTCTATGTGCTGGCGATCCTCGCGCTGGTCACGCGGCAGACCAGCGACGTCTTCCACGTGCTGGCATGGCTTTTCGTGCTGAGCCGGATCGTCCACGCCGTGGTGCATGTCACCAGCAACGATGTGCGCTGGCGCTTCGGCGCCTTCGCCTTCGGCGCGATCGTGCTTCTGGCCATGTGGGCGCTGTTCGCGCTGGCCATCCTGCTGGCTCCGGCGCTGCCGTGA
- a CDS encoding RsmB/NOP family class I SAM-dependent RNA methyltransferase has protein sequence MTPAARLSAAIEVIGTLLSERRPAADVLKDWGRSHRFAGSGDRAALSSLVYDALRRRASAAWIMGEAVGDETPRALLLGTLRLARGLDVDAIAVLCDGSRFAPAPLTDDERARLADASLDDAPASVRGDYPEWLDAPLAAVFGEARAQEGAALAERAPLDLRVNSLKGAVDKARQQLDHLSPEPGGWSPLALRIAPEADGKAPPLTSEPAYIKGLVEIQDEGSQIAAILAAPPRGGQVLDLCAGGGGKTLELAALMDNAGQLYAYDDDLRRLAPIHERVQRAGAHNVQVRSPKGRGPERADVLADLEGRMDLVLVDAPCTGTGTWRRNPDAKWRMRPGALAERMKDQAGILDDAVRFVKPGGRLAYVTCSLLDEENAGQVRGFLDRHPSFRVVPPAETVLALGERGLALREAALERPEGLLLTPRRTHTDGFFVSVMVRDA, from the coding sequence ATGACGCCGGCCGCCAGGCTTTCCGCCGCTATCGAGGTGATCGGCACCCTTCTGTCCGAACGCCGCCCGGCCGCCGACGTGCTCAAGGACTGGGGCCGCAGCCACCGCTTCGCCGGCTCGGGCGACCGCGCGGCGCTGTCCTCGCTCGTCTATGACGCCCTGCGCCGCCGCGCCTCCGCCGCGTGGATCATGGGCGAGGCGGTGGGCGATGAGACGCCCCGCGCGCTGCTGCTCGGCACGCTGCGTCTGGCGCGCGGGCTCGATGTCGACGCCATCGCGGTGCTGTGCGACGGTTCCCGCTTCGCCCCGGCGCCGCTCACCGACGACGAGCGCGCGCGGCTGGCGGACGCCTCGCTCGACGACGCCCCCGCCTCTGTGCGCGGCGACTATCCCGAATGGCTCGACGCCCCGCTCGCCGCCGTGTTCGGCGAGGCGCGGGCGCAGGAGGGCGCGGCACTGGCCGAGCGCGCCCCGCTCGATCTGCGCGTCAATTCGCTGAAGGGCGCCGTCGACAAGGCGCGCCAGCAGCTCGACCACCTCTCCCCCGAGCCGGGCGGCTGGTCGCCGCTGGCGCTGCGCATCGCGCCGGAGGCCGACGGCAAGGCGCCCCCGCTCACCTCCGAGCCCGCCTACATCAAGGGCCTCGTCGAGATACAGGACGAGGGCTCGCAGATCGCCGCCATCCTCGCCGCCCCGCCGCGCGGCGGGCAGGTGCTGGATCTGTGCGCGGGCGGCGGCGGCAAGACGCTGGAACTCGCCGCGCTGATGGACAATGCCGGCCAGCTCTACGCCTATGACGACGATCTGCGCCGGCTCGCGCCGATCCACGAGCGGGTCCAGCGCGCCGGCGCCCACAATGTGCAGGTCCGCTCGCCCAAGGGGCGCGGTCCCGAGCGCGCCGACGTGCTGGCCGATCTCGAAGGCCGCATGGACCTCGTGCTGGTCGACGCGCCCTGCACCGGCACCGGCACCTGGCGCCGCAACCCCGACGCCAAATGGCGCATGCGCCCCGGCGCGCTGGCCGAGCGGATGAAGGACCAGGCCGGTATCCTCGACGACGCGGTGCGCTTCGTGAAGCCGGGCGGGCGGCTCGCCTATGTCACCTGCTCGCTGCTCGACGAGGAGAATGCCGGGCAGGTGCGCGGCTTCCTCGACCGCCACCCGTCCTTCCGCGTCGTGCCGCCGGCCGAGACCGTGCTGGCGCTCGGCGAGCGCGGGCTCGCCCTGCGCGAGGCGGCGCTGGAGCGGCCGGAGGGACTGCTGCTGACGCCGCGCCGCACCCACACCGACGGATTCTTCGTCAGCGTCATGGTGCGCGACGCATGA
- the guaA gene encoding glutamine-hydrolyzing GMP synthase, whose product MSQTDAAAHHDTILIIDFGSQVTQLIARRVREEGVYSEIVPYQSAAEAVRRLKPVGIIFSGGPASVTDAGSPRAPQEAFDAGVPIFAICYGQQTAALQLGGEVEGGHAAEFGRAEVTVNKPSALYEGVWEVGERYPVWMSHGDRVTRLPEGFEVVATSENAPCAIAVNEERRIYTTMFHPEVVHTPHGAALIRNFVRRISGARGDWGMRAYREESIRRIREQVGPERVICGLSGGVDSSVAAVLIHEAIGDQLTCVFVDHGLLRLGEAEKVVTLFRDAYNIPLVHVDASEMFLGALEGVTDPEVKRKTIGKLFIDVFEDEAKKIGGAAFLAQGTLYPDVIESVSFTGGPSVTIKSHHNVGGLPERMNMKLVEPLRELFKDEVRALGRELGLPEVFVGRHPFPGPGLAIRCPGEITRDKLDILRLADEIYLEEIRRHGLYDEIWQAFAVILPVKTVGVMGDYRTYDYVVGLRAVTSVDGMTADFYPFDMAFLGRVATRIVNEVKGVNRVVYDVTSKPPGTIEWE is encoded by the coding sequence ATGAGCCAGACCGACGCCGCTGCCCACCACGACACGATCCTGATCATCGACTTCGGCTCGCAGGTCACGCAGCTCATCGCCCGCCGCGTGCGCGAGGAGGGCGTCTATTCGGAGATTGTGCCGTATCAGAGCGCGGCCGAGGCGGTGCGGCGGCTCAAGCCGGTGGGCATCATCTTCTCCGGCGGCCCGGCCTCGGTGACGGACGCGGGCAGCCCGCGCGCGCCCCAGGAAGCCTTCGATGCCGGCGTGCCGATCTTCGCCATCTGCTACGGCCAGCAGACCGCCGCGCTTCAGCTCGGCGGCGAGGTCGAGGGCGGCCATGCCGCCGAGTTCGGCCGCGCCGAGGTGACGGTGAACAAGCCCAGCGCGCTCTATGAGGGCGTGTGGGAGGTCGGCGAGCGCTATCCCGTATGGATGAGTCATGGCGACCGCGTGACCCGCCTGCCGGAAGGCTTCGAGGTGGTGGCCACCTCCGAGAACGCCCCCTGCGCCATCGCGGTGAACGAGGAGCGGCGCATCTACACCACGATGTTCCATCCCGAAGTGGTGCACACCCCGCACGGTGCGGCGCTGATCCGCAACTTCGTGCGCCGGATTTCCGGCGCGCGCGGCGACTGGGGCATGCGCGCCTATCGCGAGGAATCCATCCGCCGCATCCGCGAACAGGTCGGCCCGGAGCGGGTGATTTGCGGCCTGTCCGGCGGCGTCGATTCCTCCGTCGCGGCGGTGCTGATCCACGAGGCCATCGGCGACCAGCTCACCTGCGTCTTCGTCGATCACGGCCTGCTGCGGCTCGGCGAGGCGGAGAAGGTGGTGACGCTGTTCCGCGACGCCTACAACATCCCGCTGGTGCATGTGGACGCCTCCGAGATGTTCCTCGGCGCGCTCGAAGGCGTCACCGACCCGGAAGTGAAGCGCAAGACCATCGGCAAGCTGTTCATCGACGTGTTCGAGGACGAGGCGAAGAAGATCGGCGGCGCGGCCTTCCTCGCCCAGGGCACGCTCTATCCCGACGTGATCGAGTCGGTGTCCTTCACCGGCGGACCGTCGGTGACGATCAAGAGCCACCACAATGTCGGCGGCCTGCCCGAGCGCATGAACATGAAGCTCGTCGAGCCGCTGCGCGAGCTGTTCAAGGACGAGGTGCGCGCGCTCGGCCGCGAGCTTGGCCTGCCGGAAGTGTTCGTCGGCCGCCATCCCTTCCCGGGACCGGGCCTCGCCATTCGCTGCCCGGGCGAGATCACCCGCGACAAGCTCGACATTCTGCGCCTCGCCGACGAGATCTATCTCGAGGAAATCCGCCGCCACGGTCTCTATGACGAGATCTGGCAGGCCTTCGCGGTCATCCTGCCGGTGAAGACGGTGGGCGTGATGGGCGACTACCGCACCTATGACTATGTGGTCGGCCTGCGCGCCGTGACCTCGGTCGACGGCATGACGGCGGACTTCTACCCGTTCGACATGGCCTTCCTCGGCCGCGTGGCGACCCGCATCGTCAACGAGGTGAAGGGCGTCAACCGCGTGGTCTACGACGTGACGAGCAAGCCCCCGGGGACCATCGAGTGGGAGTGA
- a CDS encoding AraC family transcriptional regulator: MERARHRMREVVERHLPHEGSLATAIPGLSLHRRASPMAPDSSLYEPSFAFIIHGAKRVVLGHETYLYDQDHFLLTAVGLPTIVQVLDASASNPYVSFKLDIDLDLARELIAEVDQFGRASEGSGPGVAIGPVTPELTSAALRLLDLLDQPVDIPILARSLQREILYRIMTGPVGGRLRHAVQVGTQTNRVSAAIRWLRDHFDQPIRIETLADIAGMGQSTLHHHFRALTAMSPLQYQKHLRLHEARRMMIADRIDAGGAALRVGYESVTQFNREYRRLFGAPPKSDVRAILETVS; encoded by the coding sequence ATGGAACGCGCCCGTCATCGCATGAGAGAAGTCGTCGAAAGGCATCTTCCGCACGAAGGCTCCCTCGCCACGGCCATTCCCGGCCTGTCCCTGCATCGGCGCGCCTCGCCGATGGCGCCCGATTCCTCGCTCTATGAGCCGTCCTTCGCCTTCATCATCCACGGCGCGAAGCGTGTCGTCCTGGGTCATGAGACCTATCTCTACGATCAGGATCATTTCCTGCTGACGGCTGTCGGCCTGCCGACCATCGTCCAGGTGCTCGATGCGAGCGCCTCGAACCCCTATGTTTCGTTCAAGCTGGACATCGACCTCGATCTGGCGCGCGAGCTGATCGCCGAGGTCGATCAGTTCGGACGCGCGTCGGAGGGCAGCGGACCGGGTGTCGCTATCGGGCCCGTGACGCCAGAGTTGACAAGCGCCGCACTGCGCCTGCTCGACCTGCTGGATCAGCCCGTCGACATTCCCATTCTGGCGCGCTCCCTCCAGCGCGAAATCCTCTACCGGATCATGACGGGGCCGGTGGGCGGCCGGCTGCGACATGCGGTTCAGGTCGGCACGCAGACCAACCGCGTCTCGGCCGCGATCCGCTGGCTGCGCGATCATTTCGACCAGCCGATCCGCATCGAGACCTTGGCGGACATTGCGGGCATGGGCCAATCCACCTTGCATCATCATTTCCGCGCGTTGACGGCGATGAGCCCGCTGCAATACCAGAAACATCTGCGTCTGCATGAGGCGCGCAGAATGATGATCGCCGATCGTATCGACGCAGGCGGCGCAGCACTTCGCGTCGGCTATGAAAGTGTCACGCAGTTCAATCGCGAATATCGACGGCTCTTTGGCGCCCCGCCAAAGTCAGACGTGCGGGCGATCTTGGAGACCGTCTCCTAG
- a CDS encoding oxidoreductase has translation MRTWFITGANRGLGLEIALAALEAGDNVIATARNPQQIGEAPEGFADRLHTIPLDVTDRAAVDEAVGAAIARFGRIDVLVNNAGYGQLGAFEEIAPETVSRQFATNVFGVFDVTRAVLPVMRAQRSGHIITISSIAGMQGFEGSSIYCAAKHAVSGWSEGLAREVAPFGIKVTCVYPGRFRTDFLDGSSVRYGDFAIEDYAEASARHRQALDANNHRQIGDPRKFAALMLALVGAEEAPVWLATGSDAYAIFANKSAALADNIEQWKETILSTDF, from the coding sequence ATGAGAACCTGGTTTATTACCGGGGCCAATCGTGGTCTCGGCCTGGAAATTGCGCTCGCTGCCCTTGAGGCTGGCGACAACGTCATCGCCACGGCACGCAACCCGCAGCAGATCGGCGAGGCCCCGGAAGGCTTTGCCGACAGGCTCCATACGATCCCTCTCGATGTGACCGATCGCGCGGCGGTCGACGAGGCCGTCGGTGCGGCGATCGCGCGGTTCGGGCGGATCGACGTTCTCGTCAACAATGCCGGTTATGGTCAGCTCGGCGCTTTCGAGGAGATCGCCCCGGAAACCGTATCGCGGCAGTTCGCCACCAACGTTTTCGGCGTCTTCGATGTCACGCGGGCCGTCCTGCCTGTCATGAGGGCGCAGCGCTCGGGCCACATTATTACGATATCGTCGATTGCGGGTATGCAGGGCTTCGAAGGCTCGTCGATCTATTGCGCCGCAAAGCATGCGGTGTCCGGTTGGTCCGAAGGGCTCGCCCGCGAGGTGGCGCCGTTCGGCATCAAGGTCACCTGCGTCTATCCCGGCCGCTTCCGCACCGATTTTCTCGACGGTAGTTCCGTGCGCTATGGCGATTTTGCCATCGAGGACTATGCCGAAGCCTCCGCCCGGCACCGGCAGGCACTCGATGCCAACAATCACCGGCAGATCGGCGACCCCAGGAAATTCGCGGCGCTTATGCTGGCTTTGGTGGGGGCTGAGGAGGCGCCCGTATGGCTGGCTACGGGCTCCGACGCCTACGCAATTTTCGCCAACAAATCCGCCGCGCTCGCGGACAACATCGAGCAATGGAAAGAGACGATTTTGTCGACGGATTTCTAG